One region of Oncorhynchus nerka isolate Pitt River linkage group LG22, Oner_Uvic_2.0, whole genome shotgun sequence genomic DNA includes:
- the LOC115105882 gene encoding probetacellulin-like: protein MAKAYSLYVGMVTALALCKYSLAEWNTTEQLVNNTVSLHHQGNTNNFKDSIETATQAKKSGHFTNCPKELRQYCIHGSCRFVKEQNTPSCRCERGYIGSRCEYVDLASRLGDKRQIIVACVLAVLVFLILLITFICICAHRHKLCRRKKRRKEETRNGTEKLNMIMMNTNGMHVASSDSVETSDTNAV from the exons ATGGCAAAGGcatacagtctgtatgtaggaaTGGTAACAG CTTTGGCCCTGTGTAAATACTCTCTGGCTGAATGGAATACAACTGAGCAGCTGGTGAACAACACTGTGTCCCTCCATCACCAAGGCAACACAAACAACTTCAAAG ACTCAATAGAAACTGCAACTCAAGCCAAAAAGAGCGGCCATTTCACCAACTGTCCAAAGGAGTTAAGGCAATACTGTATCCATGGGTCGTGTCGCTTTGTAAAGGAACAGAATACTCCTTCATGCAG ATGTGAGAGAGGGTACATTGGGTCCAGGTGTGAGTATGTTGATCTGGCCTCGCGTCTAGGTGACAAGAGGCAGATCATCGTAGCCTGTGTGCTAGCAGTATTGGTCTTCCTCATACTGCTCATCACATTCATCTGCATCTGTGCACA TCGACATAAACTTTGCAGACggaagaagagaaggaaagaggagacGAGGAATGGAACAGAGAAGCTCAATATGATTATGATGAACACAAATGGAATGCATGTAGCTTCATCAGATTCAGTAGAAACCTCAGACACCAATGCAGTATGA